GGCAAGCACACCACCATCCCAGCCACAGCTTTCTCTCCCGGCCTCCCCCTCCATGACGTAACGCAGTATGTCATTGAGGACGACTCTTGAGGCAAAACATGCTTTAAAACCAAGCAATGGATCTTTATTTCTTAGGTTTCTTGCACTGGCGGATCCAACGTGGGGGCACCACGGGCGTGTGCCCAGGCTCTCCAGCGGCTCATCCAAAGAGAATCAAAGACATGTAGTGACTTTAGATAACAGTAATCCTAAAGATTAAGCTTAAGTGCCCAGGCTATAGCTTTAGGCTCTAGCTCCGCCTGTGGTTTGTTGTTTAGGAAGAAACATTCCAACGCTAAGCCATCAAGAAGAAAGCCAATTTGGTCAGTTTGATGGTCAAAATCGAGTCCTGAAATCGTTGACGTCCTATAAactaggaggaggaagcatcTATAATGATGCTCTGGTGGCGATGCTCTGAGATTAGCATAGACACGTGTCATCGATTACAGAGGTCTAtacccacaaaaaaaattgattatAGAGGTCTAACTGTATGGTTTATAGAAgatctaacttttttttagagaaacaGTAGATCAATGATCTACTgcaaatatattaataaaaacagTAATATGTACAATCTGATAATgaaaaattatactccctccgtttcttaaagattggcatattagctttcattaagatAAGACTTtgccacaaattactatgccAAGGTgtgatttatatgacatgaaattcgTATCGCTAGATTTGTTATCGAAAGTACTTcatgatacttgtggtttcatgtcatataaaccacacgttaacatagtaatttgtggtcaatgtcttgtcttaatgaaacctaatatgccaatctttaaagaacggagggagtaagggCCAACTATTTAAAGTTTGAAATGCAGTCAACAAACTGGGaacatttatttctcttaGCATGATGAAATACAAGATTGAGGTCACCTTTGAAGATCTGTTTGCACCTGAACAAAGATGGCCTGATATTATTGATGATACAGTCATTTCTCACCTTccaaatatattatatactaaaagcaatatgagtgGTACCGAGAGGAACCttcacgttgatccacatcattaGAATTATTCTGATCGTTGGATCTGAAAGCTGGGAAAACTCAACCGGTAGATCTACGTGACAAATAATTCTATTTTAGGTACGTAGTAAAATTAGAACGTGCGCAAACTACGTGTCACGGTCCAAAGTCCAAAGTCCAGATTTAGGACGTGCGCAAACTAACATGTCACTTTCTGTAaagtccaaagtccaaacgACGACAGGGAGCAGGTCAGCAGGAGACCCGGCGGCAACGTCTTGATTTTACTAGGCTTGCATCTGGCCGCGGCTGGATTGCACGTTACGATGGCCGACGCAGGGCCCTGAGATTGGCCGCAATGCCCAATAACTTAATACTCTATAATTCTGCACGGATAGGCCATTATGCTTAACTAGCAGCATGGTCCTCGCAAATGGAGTCCATCATCAAAAAACGCTGAcaataattttgtttttcatagaTATTGATATTGTTATATGTTTCAAATAATGGGGTCTATTTACCACAAATATAATGCTAAATCAATATCGTTAGGAGATTTCTTATTATGTGGAATGCTTATTGTGCTACTTTAAAAACATAATACTAATGACTATATATTTGTGTCATTTGTATATATGTGTTATGATTTTAAATGTATACATATAATTAAAGTTTGTTTCACAAGCTAACTATttttatgtgatttttttattttttatacacCTAATAAGAGGTCTATCTAATAAGAGGCACCATATGTATGGACTATGGATTTCTATTGTGTTTCATCTCAATGAATTGACCCTCATAAACGTTTCAATTCACTTGATTAtacttccttttttcctttcaaagTTATCTAGAAGTCCATAAGTTctcatatataaatatatatgaaaTTAGAATTCAGATTGCAAGCCAGACAAATTTTTGGACATGGTATTAGATCAATAGATGGAAGTGCGCAAAACTACAATATAGTTACCTGAAGTCATGTTAACTGACAATACGAATGGTGGAGACAGAGGTCTGACATGTGCTAGGGATCCCCTCTTGATCTTGtatgtacatatatgtatCATAGCTAGCTCTAGCAGTCTAGCTAGGCTGTACCCCTGAGATATTGGAGTCCTGGCCAATCCAAAATCTAAATTTAGGCCCTGGATttaagagaaagaaaatatggaaatTAGTTATTTCCATTAAGGATAGTGGCAACACAACTTTTTTCTAAGAACTTAGACTGTCATCAAAATTCAACATAGAAGATAAACCAACTTAGGAACCTTTTCTGCCCTAGTGGAGAAAGCAAAAGTGCTCGGATCAAGGGCCTCTTAATTTCTTAGTATCAAGCTGGAAAAGAGcataagctagctagcttcatCCATGTTGGTATTGGAAGGAATTATATACATGTTATCAGAGTGCTAACAGTGACGACATTAATTACAGCTGAAGTTAGCGTCCCAAGGATTACTACTCTCAAGTTCTGAACATAAGACCTCATCGATTCTATTAACAAAATCAGTTACCATTGTTAGTATTCTGAAGTGAATATATACAATCCTAGGTGTCTTAACTGGGTCAAACAAACATGTCAGAACTTCTATCCTGCAAAAGAACACATATTTTCCTGTTACAAAAACACGATGAGGTGAGGACTGCATAATGGTCATTTGTGTGGTGCTCTCAAGGAACAAAATGAGCTatctaaaaataaatcaagtagaaggaagaggagaaacAATTGACAAAAGAACGAATGAAAGATCACATGATTAAAGCCTTAAACCTAGTTCCAGAACCACTGCTCTTAATACAAAGAGCACCTGAGAATTAATGAGAAAACATACGCATACCTTAAGGCCAATTCATGAGCAGCATTATTGTTGTCTCCTTTCACTTTGTTGATACTAATGACGTTAGTGAAGAGCTCCAAGTCCACCTTGATGTCATGGTAGCATCGATctgtacatgcatgtgtgcttCATCCAGAGCGGTATGGTGTGCGCTGCTGCAAAGTCTTTTTCAATGATCAGAGGACCACGTCAATGGTTTGAGAGGATCCTAATACCAACAGCTAGGTGGACTAAGGATCCTAATGCTGTAAGTTCTTTGAAGAAGACATGGGGATTCTAAGCAATTAATAGCTCCAACTCTTCAGAACCCGTGGCTTTCACAAAAGACCGTCGAGGTTGAGCAATTAGgcttagggtgtgtttggagGGCTCCACTCCACCTAAACTCCACTTCACCTCCAAACTCCACTTCACTTCAACTCTACTTCACCAAACAAATGTGTTTGGCACACAAACTAGCTCCAGATCCAAATAATTGAAAGATTGATATGAAAAATCCTTCTTATCCTTTTtatatgttatttttttcttttaactgTCGAACCAAACTGCTACTTGCTGCTCCACAAGAACTGATCGATTGATCATGGATTCATGGTTTGCCTGGAGTCAATTGATTGATCCACCGTCTGACCACGAACACGCAGCAGCACAGGCACGGGCAGCAACagcgccgcccacgccgcctcGAACTGCAGCACAGTAGTGCTGTCCCTTACGAGCAGTCGGGGCCCCATCTCAGGCAGACGTCGTGCAGCCGCctcaagcagcagcagtcgctgCCATGGACGAGCAACAGCAGGGCCACCTCGAGCAGCCGCAACCGCGCATGGCACATCAAATCAACAACAGTGCATCGTCAAGGACTGCAGTGGGGGCTTGATCCGGTGGAGTAGAGGGGACGCGCCGCCGACTCCTCATGGCTCGCGGGGGATCGAGGGCGCgctcgccggagatggagGGCGGAGGGAGCGCTGGAGATGCAGCGTGGCTGGCTCTGCTAGGGTTGCAGATGAGCCGCCATGGCGCCATGGCTCCGCCCGTTTCTGTCGataggaggaagacgaggagttGGGGGCCTGAGGACAGAGAACATAACGGTTCGTTTCATTAATTGCATTGGTGGGTAAATATTTCTAATTTTAAGTGAAGTGGAGCAGATGAAACACCTATTTCTTAACTCCAGTGAAATGAACTAGAGAACAATGCTGCTTCACTTCATCTAACACATGAAGTTTAGAGTGTTTGGGATAGTTTCACCTGCTTCACGGTGAAGCTGGAAAGTGGAGCTGTACCAAACAGGCTCTTAATACACTCGGCCTCTGCCCTGGTACGGGGCATCTGATTTCTAGCCCTCTCTAGATGATACGGCCGATTTGCCTCACTCTGATCGGTTCTCTTTCTGCCAATTAGGATCACGCCGGCTACGTAACTCTCGGATTTGGATCTGACCTGTAGAAAGGACAATTCCATGGTGGTGTGGCAGAAGACAGGGATGTGCGACCGGCAGCGCTAGGGCATAACGTGGGTTTGGTTTGCTCCTCCCGTTAGTTGTTTGCGGGTACAGGAACGACAACACTGGTGGGAATGTGAGATCAGATTAGTATTATTGAACGGTTAGATCTGCTCACGGTTAAAATTGACGTCCAgatcttttgctttttgtgtGATTTTCTAGCCTGTCTATCTTTTTTTCTGGTTGCTCCGTCATGTatttttagtatataatagatagattGGATGGGTGAATGCATTATGCTGAGATCGATGATTTAAGGTGCCCATTCAAGGCCGAGTTAAAGCATGTACTGGTTAATTATTTATTTGTTCACACAAACGTTAGCATGCATAGTCCTTAAGCTGCTTCAATTTATtatctattactccctccgtttcatattaagtgtcacaactttgtttagatatgcatgtGCGTAGACGCGTTTTACTGTGTAGGTATATGCGTATTTattgcgacacttaatatggtacggatggagtatatactaaaagcaatagaAGAGGCTCCACTCCGGTCGACATCATTTGGATTATTTAGACAGTTAGATCTTATATATGTTGCTTAAGATTTAAGGTGGTATATCTGATGAGTTATTAGGGACAAAACATCGAAGTAGTATGAGGCCCACATAGGCCCAAATATGCTAACTAAGCCAAGTGTTTATTTGTATGGTGTCAGACATAACATATTGCATGCGTTAGGCGGTAAATATGTTACGACATAACAACTTTTCCATTGTTTTCTCGGATCGCGACAATATTAAGTGGTCTGACGGGCTAGGAACAAAGCATCAAAGTGGTTTGATCAGGCCCACATAGACTCAATATGCTACTGAGCCAAATATTTACTTGTATGACGTCAAACGCAACATACTGCTTTAGATGATAATATGCTACCACATGATAActtttttcattgtttttttcATGGATCATGAGAACATTAAGTGGTAAACCCCCTCAATTTGCCAGAATCTATATTCTGTAACGAAGATTATTAATAATGTGCATTAAAAGATATATTTAGGATCATATGCTGGTATGATCCTAAATATATCTATGGCTACTAATTAACATCGTATAGCGAGTGACTGGCTTGATAGCAAATGAAAAAGCACTCACTAAATATCGCTACAAAGTCAAAAAATTAAACGACTAGCTCAAGATCTAAAACTTTCATACAAGTTTCGATAGCATAATCACGTAAAATTTTATTCTCACATGATTATTTTCAATAAAATGCTACTACCTACTAATATAGTTTGTCATACACATGACCTACTGGTGCAATCAAGTGATTGACCAATTCAGCTTGCGAACTTACTCTTATTTTTATGAACATATGTGATTTATAAACCACACATGATAAGTCGCCTTAGGTAAGGGCCATCGTCTCACACATGATCTGGACTTTAGTTCCAGATGCACAACTAATATCATCTCAAACAGTCAATTAGTTCGATGCAAACATTGATCAACCAATGTATTGTGAACTTGAAACTATGGACTATGATATTGTGTCATTCAAAACACGATATCTTACATATTTTGTATGTGCAGTATGATTAgttaattctattttttttctatatgtACGTTTTAGCTCTAACTATATAGGACGCATTGTCCAAACTTTATTACAGGCGAATTGCGATTCACTAATTTTGCGTTCTAACAACCAATCATGCTCATATTTGAGACGCAAGTTTTATTTTATACGGGTCTAATAGCGCATACAAATGACACATATATTATTTATTTGATGCTTTTGAAAGAGTACAACAATGCATAGATCAATGTAagtcaaaatattaaaaatgtATATCGCGCAGGACACCGTGCTGGTGCTCCAATTAACAAATCAGTGTGGAGATCTCCATATGAAAATGGAACCTTGAGCTGCTTCTTAAGCTCCTTGAAGTTGTGATGCCCATTCAAGTGAGGTCTGAAATGTGGGCAATGGTATTTCCAGCATGCAAGAGTAAATGGGCATTGGAAAAACAGATGATCCCTAGATTAAATATAGATTCCTTGACAGAGGACACATTCATGTGAGGAAGGTGAAAAATCTTCTGGTGCAGCATAGCTCTAGTGTTAAGTCTATTTATAAGTAACAACCAAATAAAGACTTTGTGTTTCAGCTGGTAGCAGGAGTTCCATATCCACATAAAAGTGTAAGGGATCTCAAGCAGCAGTCGTGCAATATCCCGTAGGCATTTCTATAATGTCCCAGATGTCATATTGGAGGTCAATATTAATCAAATGAACAAGCTGTGTCATTTCCAGAAACTGATGGTAAGCATCTTCAGAGAGTGGTAAGTTGAATAGAGAAGTCAAGTCATTGCATCTGGCAATCTCAGCCACAGTCAGGAAATAGGTGAGGCCATTGACTGTCCAGGCGATTATCTGACCATCTATCCTCCCAAAAAAGTACTGAATTTCCAGAATGTGTCTTGCACATAGCCCTTCAGAGAAGATCTAACTGGTtatactagtgttttttttttcttttttagaagCGCTGCAGTGGAGCACTGTGGCAGCACGAGCTGCAGGTCACAAAGAAGAGAGCAGGGAGCCAAGGGAAGAGAGCAGAGCCGGTAGATGAGTAGTAACTGCTACATGCTGGAAAATGTACGGTACAAGAGCAGAGAGGGCAGTGAGTAGTTAAGACGAAGAAGCCCACTTTCCCTGGCCTTGTCATTGGTGGTGGCCTGGCTCTCGCCCAAAAAGTGGATCAATTCAATATACACGTAAGGCTGCTGAGTGGTTGACCCAGCTTGACTTGTTGAGTGTCATACTCTCCGCTCCAGCATGCAAGGCATGGCGGCCGGGCCATACTTAGAACTTACTCACGCAGACGAGACGACCTGCGTAGCTAGCTGATCGAGCAACCACGCGCACTCTCGTCAGTCGTCAAGCAGAAGACCGACGATGGGCctgctcgacggcggcggtggcggcggcggcgtagcTAGCTACAACGAGAGCTGCGGGGTAACTAGCGGGCTGGTGTGGAACCTGACCTCGTCCTACGCCGACCAGAGCAACGAGGCCTCCATGGTGTTCGCCACCGTCATCATGTTCCTCCTCGCAGCGCTCTTCTTCAACCTCAACCTCTTCAGCGGCCTCTCCGACGCCAGCGCCATCCTCGACCCCAAGGTCCGCATCGTGCTCGCCAAGGcgctctccctcttcctccccgtCATGTCCTACCTCTTCTCCGAGGCCAAGAACGCCGGCCTCGCCTGCGGGGGCTCCGCGTCCGCGGCCgtgagcggcgccggcgccggcagcccgCCAGAGCTCCCTCTGCGTGCCCGGCTCATCCTCACCTGGATGATCCTCGTCGAGCTCCTCCGCAACAAGGTGGAGGAGATCCACATGCAGGAGGGCGTCTGGCACACCGGCATCGTGGAGCGCGCCGGCCGCGTCGTGTGGCTCGGCAGCCTcgtcttcttcaacctccgtgGCGCCGGGAGGAAGTCCGTGTTCGGCATCCTCTGGCTCCTCTGCGTGGCCAAGCTGGCGCAGAGGGTCACTTTCACCTTGGTGGGGAAGAACTCCTTGGCCCACGGCAAGAACCCGCGGCTCATCATCTCCTACATGGCTCGAATGCTTCACAATAATCATCATGAGCAGCAACATGGAGACGGAGCCGATGGACTACTGAAGAATTGTCGGTACGCCGTGATGGGAGAAGACAAGCTGGTGACTGGCCTGGCCCCGACTGGCTGCAGCCTCGCCGACGACGCCAACGGCGTCACCACCACGACCGTGGGGAAAATCTGGCAGCTTGCAGATTCCGACCCCTTCCTTGCCTCCATCGACCAGGATCGGCGGCTGAGGAGGCTCTGCCTCTCCGTCGCGCTCTTCAAACTCCTACGCCGGAGCTTCGAGCACCTGCCGCCGATGAGCGAGGCCGAGACCCGCGACTGCCGGGACCTCATCTTCCAAGGCTTGTACAACAACAGGAGCAATGGCGGCCAAGACGACAAAGCAGAGGAGCTGTTCCAGGTGATGAACGACGAGACCATCTTCCTGAGCGAGTACTACCACTCCGTGGTACCCGTGGCACTGGCGAGCCCCTTCTTCCTGCTGGTCAACTACCTCGTCCTCCCCTTCATCGTGCTGGTCCTGTGCCTCGTCATGGTCGTCCTCTGCGGCAACGGCGACGTGCTCTTCGCCTTCCGCAGCATGGAGAGCGACAACTACAGCATCTCCTTGGGGGTGGCCAGGATGGCGGGGTGCCTCCTAAGGCGGGTCGCCACGTCGCCGTCggtcttcttctccaccaTCGACTTCTCCATCACCTTGCTGCTCATCCTCGTGCTGGTGTACGAGCAGGCGTGGGAGCTGGTGGTGTTCCTCTTCTCCAACTGGTTCCTCGTGTCCCTGCTGCACGGGTACGCCGCCAAGCTCCACTGGCGGGGCAGCGCCGTCTTCAGCTGGGCAATCCGCCGAATACTCTGGGTGCGCGGCAAGATGAGTCACCCGGACCTCACCATGAAGCAGCTCTTCGCGCTGAGGTCCTGCCGGTGCCGGCTCTCCCTGATGCTGCCGGCCACCGTATCGCAATCCCTGCCGATCCTGCCGACAATCGCGGTGCCCAAGGAGGTGAAGCGTTCCATCGCGGAGTACATCGCGACCTCGCTGTACGATCCCGACAACATTGGTGGCCGCGGGCGTGCTCTGAGCAACGGCAAGCTCGCGGTCGCCGGGCACCGGGAGCTCCGGCGTGCGTGCGAGAACGAGAGCGTCGCCGAGGTGATCCTGGCGTGGCACGTGGCCACCTGCCTCTTCGAGGAGAGGCGCCCGCCTTGcccgaaggaagaagaaggcacgGCCTCGGCGCGCGTCGTGGCGACGACTCTGTCCAAGTACTGCGCCTACCTGGTGGCCTACCAcccggagctcctcccggacagcCAGGAGTACACGGAGAGCGTCTTCGAGGCCATGGAGATCGAGCTGAGGAGCACGGTGGGTTTCTGGAGCTACTACCTGCCAGACATCGTGGGCGCCAGGCACGAGAAGGTCAGGAGCCTGGCGGAGAAGCTGGGCGAGGCGCTGGAGCTGGTGGGGATGACGGTGCTGCAGAGGGGGGCCAGCCTGGGGCGcgcgctggaggaggaagacgaatgcggcggcgaggggatGTGGAAGGTGCTGGCGGATCTGTGGGTGCAGCTGCTGGTGTACGTGGCGCCGTCGGGGGACGAGGAGCGCGTGATGGGGCACGCCAAGGTGCTGCCGGAGGGCGGCGAGTTCGTCACCGTGCTCTGGGCGCTGGCCACGCACACCGGGATGCGCCGTGCGCCCGTTGCGCTTGCGCCGCCGGTGGATGTAGAGATGGAGCACGTTTAGGAGTAGCTTAATTAGCTACTCGTGGCTCTTGTGtgctgtttgtttggtgtgttcGACATTTCCGTGGGTTCGTTGTAGATGAACAAGTTTAATTGTACCGAAAAGCTGTGTAATCAGAATGATTTGCCTGCCTACCTATGTGATCCGACCCTTTACTAGTGGTCCAGGAGAAAACGTAACGATCGAACGTTGCAGCAGTCGTGACAAGCATAAAAAATGCTCATCGAAACTAAACCAGTCCAAAACGAAATCCTTACAATGGAAAACTTTTCTAAATGACTCTCACAGGTTCGAGGTCACATGGATGACTAGTCACTGAATTTGTGTGTCACCGCTCGCTGCGTGGACAAGGAATTACGGATGGACGAAAAGTTTCACCGCAGGCTTCGTATCAACGAGTGTTTCAAAATATACAAGAGATGCTATATTTGGGACGATACTTTATAATGCAAGCAAAATTTCAGTTCTTCAACCTGGGCTTGGGCCTTTGGATTCACAAAATTTAGTACTCCATCCTATTCAAGATAAGTATCGCTGGTTTAGTTGGtgacatttattatgaatcggagaaaGTATCATATAATAGATCGTCCGAATAGTATCTTATTATGTACATAGACTCTCACTCGACTATGTCCTGGTAAAGTATTTTTCAGACATTTTTGGTACCATACTTAAAGTGTCATCCTACTTTGTAAGAAGTTACGATTACAATACCTGTCATCCGGTACAATACCTGTCATCCGGTAAGTATATCCACATCATGGTGATAATTCATACTAACCACATGGTAACTACATCACCACCGGTATGGCACCTACATCACCAGTTCACCACCGGTGTGGCAACTACATCATCAAGGGTGGATCTAGGGTGGTGCTACCCGTGCTGTAGCACCACTCCAGACAGGGTGTTTAAAAGAGATACTATTAGCTATCTAGCCCATAAGTATGGAATATGCACAAATATACCACCATTAGATCTATATTAGCAACATCCTTCTTCAGtttctggctccgccactgtaCATCATTACTGTGGTGCTAACTCTTTTTTCTCATGAATATATGGTAGTTACATCAGCTATCTGATGGTAGCTTTAATAAAATTAGCATATTCGTATGAATTGCTTACCTAGATACAAAAATGTTGAAGACTCGATGAAATACATACAGAACAAAAATGCACACCTTTAATCTTTTAACTGACCAATCAAACTAATAAGTGGTCAGAGATCAAGTCCACCTGCTGTTTGGTGAGTTCACAAATATTCTGCATGGAAGATTTGTTTATAGTGTATGTATATTGTAGTGCACTTGTATGCCCACATTATAACTTCAGTAAAACCTCTTACAAAGGTAGGCCAATTTGACTTAAAGGATAGTCGATCTTGGGTGCTATTTTTGTCGTTTTAAAAAATTCCCAAGACTGACTATCCTTTAAGGCCAACAGAAATTATTTATTATGTATTCATGAATAAATCACCATAATCTCTTTTTTGGCTTAAGCTTTTGTTTTAACTTTTGAAGGAGCCGTTGTGACAAGTCCCAACTGGAGCGTCTTTCGTGCAAGCTCATATAGGAAACACAATGTTGGGCCAGCTAATACACGATGGGCATGTGAGATTAAAAAGACGAAAGTTTCTAAAaagacacaaaaaaaataatacaaacaTCAGAGACATAAACGTGTGATTAAATTAGCGGGAACTGACGGCCTTTATTCCttgactgaaaaaaaaatacaatttcTCTGTCGGCTGAGCAATAGACACGT
The Brachypodium distachyon strain Bd21 chromosome 2, Brachypodium_distachyon_v3.0, whole genome shotgun sequence genome window above contains:
- the LOC100845177 gene encoding uncharacterized protein LOC100845177, whose amino-acid sequence is MGLLDGGGGGGGVASYNESCGVTSGLVWNLTSSYADQSNEASMVFATVIMFLLAALFFNLNLFSGLSDASAILDPKVRIVLAKALSLFLPVMSYLFSEAKNAGLACGGSASAAVSGAGAGSPPELPLRARLILTWMILVELLRNKVEEIHMQEGVWHTGIVERAGRVVWLGSLVFFNLRGAGRKSVFGILWLLCVAKLAQRVTFTLVGKNSLAHGKNPRLIISYMARMLHNNHHEQQHGDGADGLLKNCRYAVMGEDKLVTGLAPTGCSLADDANGVTTTTVGKIWQLADSDPFLASIDQDRRLRRLCLSVALFKLLRRSFEHLPPMSEAETRDCRDLIFQGLYNNRSNGGQDDKAEELFQVMNDETIFLSEYYHSVVPVALASPFFLLVNYLVLPFIVLVLCLVMVVLCGNGDVLFAFRSMESDNYSISLGVARMAGCLLRRVATSPSVFFSTIDFSITLLLILVLVYEQAWELVVFLFSNWFLVSLLHGYAAKLHWRGSAVFSWAIRRILWVRGKMSHPDLTMKQLFALRSCRCRLSLMLPATVSQSLPILPTIAVPKEVKRSIAEYIATSLYDPDNIGGRGRALSNGKLAVAGHRELRRACENESVAEVILAWHVATCLFEERRPPCPKEEEGTASARVVATTLSKYCAYLVAYHPELLPDSQEYTESVFEAMEIELRSTVGFWSYYLPDIVGARHEKVRSLAEKLGEALELVGMTVLQRGASLGRALEEEDECGGEGMWKVLADLWVQLLVYVAPSGDEERVMGHAKVLPEGGEFVTVLWALATHTGMRRAPVALAPPVDVEMEHV